A single window of Cheilinus undulatus linkage group 12, ASM1832078v1, whole genome shotgun sequence DNA harbors:
- the sparta gene encoding spartin a isoform X2 — protein sequence MTEPAELLLIKDQYELAFQSLSRGLAAEEAGNKAEALEYYRKGHQHLTHGVEVPTGGARQHGAPWDKARQLQQKMRDTLRTVNTHLSDLETSQPRAEAQRGQLLKDLQPPQSTLHHLYPSIPPTNQSTTLIPKTPPPRPPSPTVPHTHALPAVAPGSTAMANTGEQPPAYTLQPTAGHHSLAHSPAVGGLQTAGGDGHELLFIPTGVQMFFVAPNGQVSALSSPGFLRIIAFDNQQKEIPSGRPSAFLHVCDWLYPVTADTPVLLANSGIYMLPDSLAEAPGSYVGIVLSSELPAADREMFQDVLSQLADLRIQGPDGSQAINLSEKIPLGTPAGHTVLTVPVEKPLPGWSEKMAQGILSGATKLGQEFVKGAEATGRAIHRGAAKIRDHITPEDTPSEVSPHVTRSLHVAKQATGGAVRVSQFLVNGVSSVAGHVAEKVAPHVKKHGAKLVPESMKKGKDGKASNLDGAKHVAVSSVQGFSTIWTSLETGAKLIGKSVAAETVTTVTYKYGNDAGAATDTALKSVINVGVTAHNIDNLGIKAILKTAGKQTAKAMVKKPGETTTDVEMKEAQKREHQPENNTEKSKMKEEEKKKKM from the exons ATGACTGAGCCTGCTGAGCTGCTGCTCATCAAGGACCAGTATGAGCTGGCTTTTCAGTCTCTGAGCCGAGGGCTGGCAGCAGAAGAAGCCGGAAATAAAGCAGAAGCCTTGGAGTATTACAGGAAAGGTCACCAGCACCTTACACATGGAGTGGAGGTCCCCACTGGTGGGGCGAGGCAGCACGGGGCGCCCTGGGACAAAGCCAGGCAGCTTCAGCAGAAGATGAGGGACACGCTACGGACTGTCAACACCCATCTATCTGATCTGGAGACCTCCCAGCCGAGGGCAGAGGCACAGAGAGGCCAGCTTCTAAAGGATCTTCAGCCTCCCCAAAGCACACTTCACCACCTGTACCCCAGCATACCCCCTACCAACCAGAGTACAACCCTAATCCCCAAAACTCCCCCTCCCAGGCCTCCTTCCCCTACTGTTCCACATACACACGCTCTCCCTGCAGTGGCGCCAGGATCCACAGCCATGGCAAACACAGGGGAACAACCTCCAGCATACACACTGCAGCCAACAGCCGGCCATCACAGCCTGGCTCATAGTCCTGCTGTAGGCGGCCTCCAGACAGCAGGAGGAGATGGACATGAGCTGCTTTTTATACCTACAGGGGTGCAGATGTTTTTCGTGGCACCAAATGGACAGGTCAGCGCCCTGTCTTCTCCAGGCTTCCTTCGTATCATTGCCTTTGACAACCAACAAAAGGAGATCCCATCAGGACGGCCTTCAGCTTTTCTACAT GTTTGTGACTGGCTGTACCCGGTGACAGCAGACACTCCAGTGCTGTTGGCTAACTCTGGGATCTACATGTTGCCTGACAGTCTGGCAGAGGCTCCAGGGTCCTATGTTGGCATCGTGCTGTCCTCTGAACTGCCCGCTGCTGACCGAGAGATGTTCCAGGATGTGCTATCTCAGCTGGCTGACCTCAGGATCCAG GGTCCAGATGGGTCACAGGCAATCAACCTGAGTGAGAAAATCCCCCTTGGTACCCCAGCTGGTCATACAGTGCTGACTGTGCCTGTAGAAAAACCACTTCCTGGATGGAGTGAGAAGATGGCACAAGGAATCCTGTCAG GTGCTACAAAATTAGGTCAAGAGTTTGTAAAAGGAGCAGAGGCCACTGGAAGGGCCATTCATAGAGGAGCAGCCAAGATCCGAGACCATATCACACCTGAGGACACTCCCTCAGAGGTCAGCCCCCATGTCACCAGGAGTCTTCACGTGGCTAAGCAAGCTACAGGGGGCGCTGTGCGGGTCAGCCAGTTTTTGG TCAATGGAGTGAGTTCAGTGGCAGGACATGTGGCAGAGAAGGTGGCTCCCCATGTGAAAAAACATGGTGCTAAGCTGGTCCCAGAGTCTATGAAGAAGGGCAAAGATGGCAAAGCTTCCAATTTGGATGGAGCCAAGCATGTGGCAGTCAGCAGTGTTCAAG GTTTCTCAACGATTTGGACCAGTCTGGAAACCGGAGCAAAGCTTATTGGCAAAAGTGTTGCAGCAGAGACAGTCACAACTGTGACATACAA GTATGGTAATGATGCAGGTGCAGCCACAGACACTGCGCTCAAGTCAGTGATCAATGTTGGTGTGACTGCACACAACATTGACAATCTGGGCATTAAAGCCATCCTGAAGACAGCTGGCAAGCAGACTGCCAAGGCCATGGTGAAAAAGCCGGGTGAAACAACAACAGACGTTGAGATGAAGGAGGCTCAGAAGAGAGAACACCAACCAGAGAATAACACAGAGAAATCAAAGatgaaagaagaggagaagaagaagaaaatgtga
- the sparta gene encoding spartin a isoform X1, translated as MTEPAELLLIKDQYELAFQSLSRGLAAEEAGNKAEALEYYRKGHQHLTHGVEVPTGGARQHGAPWDKARQLQQKMRDTLRTVNTHLSDLETSQPRAEAQRGQLLKDLQPPQSTLHHLYPSIPPTNQSTTLIPKTPPPRPPSPTVPHTHALPAVAPGSTAMANTGEQPPAYTLQPTAGHHSLAHSPAVGGLQTAGGDGHELLFIPTGVQMFFVAPNGQVSALSSPGFLRIIAFDNQQKEIPSGRPSAFLHVCDWLYPVTADTPVLLANSGIYMLPDSLAEAPGSYVGIVLSSELPAADREMFQDVLSQLADLRIQGPDGSQAINLSEKIPLGTPAGHTVLTVPVEKPLPGWSEKMAQGILSGATKLGQEFVKGAEATGRAIHRGAAKIRDHITPEDTPSEVSPHVTRSLHVAKQATGGAVRVSQFLVNGVSSVAGHVAEKVAPHVKKHGAKLVPESMKKGKDGKASNLDGAKHVAVSSVQGFSTIWTSLETGAKLIGKSVAAETVTTVTYKFRGLENLLNKSRNI; from the exons ATGACTGAGCCTGCTGAGCTGCTGCTCATCAAGGACCAGTATGAGCTGGCTTTTCAGTCTCTGAGCCGAGGGCTGGCAGCAGAAGAAGCCGGAAATAAAGCAGAAGCCTTGGAGTATTACAGGAAAGGTCACCAGCACCTTACACATGGAGTGGAGGTCCCCACTGGTGGGGCGAGGCAGCACGGGGCGCCCTGGGACAAAGCCAGGCAGCTTCAGCAGAAGATGAGGGACACGCTACGGACTGTCAACACCCATCTATCTGATCTGGAGACCTCCCAGCCGAGGGCAGAGGCACAGAGAGGCCAGCTTCTAAAGGATCTTCAGCCTCCCCAAAGCACACTTCACCACCTGTACCCCAGCATACCCCCTACCAACCAGAGTACAACCCTAATCCCCAAAACTCCCCCTCCCAGGCCTCCTTCCCCTACTGTTCCACATACACACGCTCTCCCTGCAGTGGCGCCAGGATCCACAGCCATGGCAAACACAGGGGAACAACCTCCAGCATACACACTGCAGCCAACAGCCGGCCATCACAGCCTGGCTCATAGTCCTGCTGTAGGCGGCCTCCAGACAGCAGGAGGAGATGGACATGAGCTGCTTTTTATACCTACAGGGGTGCAGATGTTTTTCGTGGCACCAAATGGACAGGTCAGCGCCCTGTCTTCTCCAGGCTTCCTTCGTATCATTGCCTTTGACAACCAACAAAAGGAGATCCCATCAGGACGGCCTTCAGCTTTTCTACAT GTTTGTGACTGGCTGTACCCGGTGACAGCAGACACTCCAGTGCTGTTGGCTAACTCTGGGATCTACATGTTGCCTGACAGTCTGGCAGAGGCTCCAGGGTCCTATGTTGGCATCGTGCTGTCCTCTGAACTGCCCGCTGCTGACCGAGAGATGTTCCAGGATGTGCTATCTCAGCTGGCTGACCTCAGGATCCAG GGTCCAGATGGGTCACAGGCAATCAACCTGAGTGAGAAAATCCCCCTTGGTACCCCAGCTGGTCATACAGTGCTGACTGTGCCTGTAGAAAAACCACTTCCTGGATGGAGTGAGAAGATGGCACAAGGAATCCTGTCAG GTGCTACAAAATTAGGTCAAGAGTTTGTAAAAGGAGCAGAGGCCACTGGAAGGGCCATTCATAGAGGAGCAGCCAAGATCCGAGACCATATCACACCTGAGGACACTCCCTCAGAGGTCAGCCCCCATGTCACCAGGAGTCTTCACGTGGCTAAGCAAGCTACAGGGGGCGCTGTGCGGGTCAGCCAGTTTTTGG TCAATGGAGTGAGTTCAGTGGCAGGACATGTGGCAGAGAAGGTGGCTCCCCATGTGAAAAAACATGGTGCTAAGCTGGTCCCAGAGTCTATGAAGAAGGGCAAAGATGGCAAAGCTTCCAATTTGGATGGAGCCAAGCATGTGGCAGTCAGCAGTGTTCAAG GTTTCTCAACGATTTGGACCAGTCTGGAAACCGGAGCAAAGCTTATTGGCAAAAGTGTTGCAGCAGAGACAGTCACAACTGTGACATACAA ATTCAGGGGCTTAGAGAATCTATTAAACAAGTCCAGGAACATATGA